The Fusobacterium necrophorum subsp. necrophorum genome has a window encoding:
- the purD gene encoding phosphoribosylamine--glycine ligase, with protein MRILVVGSGGREDAIAWKLQQNPKVEEVIIKSSSLSIEELIAIAKKEKVTLTMVGSEELLVKGIVDAFEREDLVIFGPNQQAAMLEGSKAFSKTFMKKYGVKTARYESFQKAEQALAYAEKQEYPLVVKASGLAAGKGVIICQNVEEAKKAIQEIMVEKVFQEAGSEVVIEEFLEGVEASILSITDSNVILPFISAKDHKKIGEKESGLNTGGMGVIAPNPYVTKQVYDAFQKDILEPTLKGMKAEGMKFAGIIFFGLMITKKGVYLLEYNMRMGDPETQAVLPLLESDFLEMLEDALAGTLDTEKIKWSKNASCCVVLASGGYPVSYQKGYEIHGLDEVEQHLFFAGVKKENGKYYNNGGRVLNVVATAPTLEEAIQKAYKDIEKISFQDSYYRKDIGKLYSEIIVF; from the coding sequence ATGAGAATTTTAGTTGTAGGAAGCGGAGGTAGAGAAGATGCAATTGCTTGGAAATTACAACAAAATCCAAAAGTGGAAGAAGTCATAATAAAATCTTCTTCCTTAAGTATAGAAGAATTGATTGCAATCGCAAAAAAAGAAAAAGTCACTTTGACGATGGTAGGAAGTGAAGAACTATTGGTCAAGGGGATTGTAGATGCTTTTGAGCGAGAAGATTTAGTTATTTTCGGACCCAATCAACAAGCAGCGATGTTGGAGGGATCCAAAGCTTTTTCCAAAACTTTTATGAAAAAATATGGAGTAAAAACAGCAAGGTACGAAAGTTTTCAAAAGGCGGAACAGGCTCTTGCTTATGCAGAAAAACAAGAATATCCTCTTGTGGTCAAGGCAAGCGGTTTGGCAGCCGGAAAAGGAGTCATTATCTGCCAGAATGTGGAAGAAGCCAAAAAAGCAATTCAAGAAATTATGGTGGAAAAGGTCTTCCAAGAGGCAGGTTCCGAAGTTGTCATTGAGGAATTTTTAGAAGGAGTGGAAGCTTCCATTCTATCCATAACGGATTCCAATGTTATTTTACCCTTTATTTCCGCCAAAGATCATAAAAAGATTGGAGAGAAAGAAAGCGGATTGAATACCGGAGGAATGGGGGTCATTGCCCCTAACCCTTACGTTACGAAACAAGTATATGATGCTTTTCAAAAAGATATTTTAGAGCCGACCTTGAAGGGAATGAAAGCAGAAGGAATGAAATTTGCAGGAATTATTTTCTTTGGACTCATGATTACAAAAAAGGGAGTTTATCTTCTAGAATATAATATGAGAATGGGAGATCCCGAAACACAAGCCGTCTTACCTTTACTGGAAAGTGATTTTCTGGAAATGTTGGAAGATGCTTTGGCCGGAACCTTAGACACAGAAAAGATAAAATGGTCTAAAAACGCTTCCTGTTGTGTGGTATTAGCTTCGGGAGGATACCCGGTTTCTTATCAAAAAGGCTATGAAATTCATGGTTTGGATGAAGTGGAACAGCATCTATTCTTTGCGGGAGTAAAGAAAGAAAATGGAAAATATTATAATAACGGAGGAAGAGTGTTAAATGTTGTTGCAACGGCTCCTACTCTGGAGGAAGCTATTCAAAAAGCCTATAAAGATATAGAAAAAATTTCTTTTCAGGATTCCTATTATCGAAAAGATATTGGGAAATTATACTCGGAAATTATAGTATTTTAG
- the purE gene encoding 5-(carboxyamino)imidazole ribonucleotide mutase: MKVAIIFGSKSDIDVMKGAANCLREFGIEYEAHVLSAHRVPELLEETLEHLEKTDCKVIIAGAGLAAHLPGVIASKTTLPVIGVPIRAALEGVDALYSIVQMPKSIPVACVGINNSYNAGMLAVQMLAIENTDLAKKLLEFRNKMKEQFAEENKKVEL, translated from the coding sequence ATGAAAGTAGCTATTATTTTTGGAAGTAAGTCGGATATCGATGTTATGAAAGGAGCCGCCAATTGTTTAAGAGAATTTGGAATTGAATACGAAGCTCATGTCTTATCGGCTCATCGAGTTCCGGAATTGTTGGAAGAAACTTTGGAACATTTGGAAAAAACGGATTGTAAGGTCATTATTGCAGGGGCAGGTTTGGCGGCTCATTTGCCGGGGGTAATTGCCTCCAAGACAACCCTGCCTGTTATCGGAGTTCCGATTCGAGCAGCTTTGGAGGGAGTGGATGCCTTGTATTCCATTGTGCAAATGCCGAAGTCCATTCCTGTTGCCTGTGTGGGGATTAACAATTCCTATAATGCAGGAATGTTGGCGGTACAAATGCTGGCGATAGAAAATACGGATTTGGCAAAAAAGTTGCTGGAATTTAGAAATAAGATGAAAGAACAATTTGCAGAAGAAAATAAAAAAGTAGAATTATAG
- the purF gene encoding amidophosphoribosyltransferase, whose translation MGILAVHSKKLRNDLVGIGYYGMYALQHRGQEGAGYTICDTITENKVRQKTIKDVGLVSDVFLAEDFQKFTGNILIAHTRYGSASTGSSRNCQPIGGESSMGMISLVHNGDLENKEDLKQELIENGMLFHTAIDTEIILKYLSIYGKYGYREAVLKTVEKLKGCFALAMIINDKLIGVRDPEGLRPLCLGKIKEDMYVLASESCALDAIGAEFVRDIRAGEMVIIDNQGVESIQYQESHKKASSFEYIYFARPDSVIDGMSVYEFRHTTGRYLYEQHPVEADIVIGVPDSGVPAAIGYAEASGIPYSAGLLKNKYVGRTFIAPVQELRERAVKVKLNPIRSLIEGKSIVVVDDSIVRGTTSKKLIDILFEAGAKEVHFRSASPIVIEESYFGVNIDPDNILMGSHMTVEEIRQKIGATTLEYLSLENLKKSLGNGEDFYIGCFKEDENR comes from the coding sequence ATGGGGATTTTAGCAGTACACTCAAAAAAATTAAGAAATGACCTAGTAGGGATTGGATACTACGGTATGTATGCCTTACAACATAGAGGACAGGAAGGAGCCGGATATACTATCTGTGATACGATTACAGAGAATAAAGTAAGACAAAAAACGATTAAGGATGTAGGTTTGGTATCCGATGTATTTTTAGCGGAAGATTTTCAAAAATTTACAGGAAATATCCTCATCGCTCATACTCGATATGGTTCTGCCAGTACAGGTTCTTCCCGAAATTGTCAGCCCATTGGAGGAGAGTCTTCCATGGGAATGATTTCTTTGGTGCATAATGGAGATTTGGAAAACAAAGAAGACTTGAAACAAGAATTGATTGAGAACGGGATGTTGTTTCATACCGCCATTGATACGGAAATTATCTTAAAATATTTAAGTATTTATGGGAAATATGGTTATCGGGAAGCGGTTTTAAAAACAGTGGAAAAATTAAAGGGATGTTTCGCACTCGCGATGATTATTAATGATAAATTGATAGGAGTTCGAGATCCGGAAGGGTTAAGACCCCTATGTTTAGGGAAAATTAAGGAAGATATGTATGTTCTTGCTTCCGAATCTTGTGCTTTAGATGCGATCGGAGCAGAATTTGTGCGAGATATCAGAGCGGGAGAAATGGTCATCATAGATAATCAGGGAGTAGAAAGTATTCAGTATCAAGAGAGCCATAAAAAAGCAAGTTCTTTTGAATATATTTATTTTGCAAGACCGGACAGTGTGATTGACGGAATGAGTGTTTATGAATTTCGACATACGACAGGAAGATATTTGTATGAGCAACATCCTGTGGAAGCGGATATTGTCATAGGAGTTCCGGACTCCGGAGTTCCGGCAGCCATCGGTTATGCGGAAGCAAGCGGAATTCCCTATTCGGCAGGATTGTTAAAAAATAAATATGTGGGACGTACTTTCATTGCTCCTGTGCAAGAATTACGAGAACGTGCTGTCAAAGTAAAATTAAATCCTATTCGTAGCTTGATAGAAGGGAAAAGTATTGTAGTGGTGGACGATTCAATTGTACGAGGAACCACTTCGAAGAAGTTGATTGACATCTTATTTGAAGCAGGAGCAAAGGAAGTTCATTTTCGTTCCGCTTCTCCTATTGTCATAGAAGAATCCTATTTCGGAGTTAATATTGATCCGGATAACATTTTAATGGGAAGCCATATGACAGTCGAAGAAATTCGGCAAAAAATTGGAGCGACGACACTGGAATACTTATCTTTGGAAAACCTGAAAAAATCTTTAGGAAATGGAGAAGATTTTTACATCGGATGTTTTAAAGAAGACGAAAACAGATAG
- a CDS encoding MBL fold metallo-hydrolase produces MLKIKKQALGLYRTNCYVLIQEKQSIIIDPGFSPEKIESMFDGTRPLAILLTHAHLDHVNAVKALHQKYQLPIYMSKKDDAILKLTTSAPEGYHRDFEAEYFDLQEGRLQIGNFCFEIIATPGHTEGSLCIRCENHLFTGDTLFRGTIGRTDIFSSNPEKMQKSLEKIKSLDPNYIVYPGHSVNTTLEEEFLTNPFLLNSIENKKD; encoded by the coding sequence TTGTTGAAAATCAAGAAACAAGCACTTGGCTTATATAGAACGAATTGTTACGTACTCATTCAGGAAAAGCAATCCATTATTATCGATCCCGGTTTTTCTCCGGAAAAAATAGAAAGCATGTTTGATGGAACAAGGCCTTTAGCAATTTTATTGACACATGCTCATTTGGACCATGTCAACGCAGTAAAAGCTCTCCATCAAAAATATCAACTTCCCATTTATATGAGCAAAAAGGATGATGCTATTTTAAAGTTGACAACTTCAGCTCCTGAAGGCTATCATCGAGATTTTGAAGCGGAATACTTTGATTTGCAGGAAGGAAGATTACAAATTGGAAACTTCTGCTTTGAGATTATTGCAACTCCGGGTCATACCGAGGGAAGCCTCTGCATTCGATGTGAAAATCATCTCTTCACAGGAGATACTTTATTTCGAGGTACCATCGGAAGAACTGATATTTTTTCTTCCAATCCTGAAAAAATGCAGAAAAGTCTTGAAAAAATCAAAAGCTTGGATCCAAATTATATCGTATATCCGGGACATTCTGTCAATACAACTTTGGAAGAAGAATTTTTGACAAATCCTTTTTTATTAAACTCAATAGAAAATAAAAAAGACTAA
- the purN gene encoding phosphoribosylglycinamide formyltransferase, which yields MFKIAVLVSGGGTDLQSILDAIETGTLTDCEVSYIVADRNCPALDRARKYKIPFCILKKEDLHSFFQGKEIDLIVLAGYLSILPNNFLQNWEKKIINIHPSLLPKFGGKGMHGIHVHEAVLAAKEEKSGCTVHYVTEEIDGGEIILQREIPVYSTDTAVLLQERVLEQEHILLPEAIQKIKEERKR from the coding sequence ATGTTTAAAATAGCCGTATTGGTATCCGGAGGAGGAACGGATTTACAATCCATTTTAGATGCCATCGAAACAGGAACTTTGACTGATTGTGAGGTTTCCTATATTGTGGCGGACAGAAATTGCCCTGCCTTAGACAGAGCTAGAAAATATAAGATTCCTTTTTGTATTTTGAAAAAAGAGGATTTACATTCATTTTTTCAAGGAAAAGAAATCGACTTAATAGTATTGGCGGGATATTTATCTATTTTACCAAACAATTTTTTACAAAATTGGGAGAAAAAGATTATCAATATCCATCCCTCTTTACTTCCTAAATTCGGTGGAAAGGGAATGCACGGAATTCATGTTCATGAGGCGGTCCTTGCAGCCAAAGAAGAGAAGAGCGGCTGTACTGTTCACTATGTTACGGAAGAGATTGACGGAGGAGAGATTATTTTGCAGAGAGAAATCCCTGTCTATTCCACGGATACTGCAGTCCTTCTACAGGAGAGAGTCTTAGAGCAGGAACATATTTTATTGCCGGAAGCCATTCAAAAAATAAAAGAAGAAAGGAAGAGATAA
- the purC gene encoding phosphoribosylaminoimidazolesuccinocarboxamide synthase, with amino-acid sequence MERREFLYEGKAKQLYATEDKDLVIVHYKDDATAGNGAKKGSIHNKGIMNNEITALIFNMLEEHGIKTHFVKKLNERDQLCQKVQIFPLEVIVRNLIAGSMAKRVGIAEGTKPSNTIFEICYKNDEYGDPLINDHHAVALNLATYEELKEIYAITSKINELLKEKFDKIGITLVDFKIEFGKNSKGEILLADEITPDTCRLWDKETGEKLDKDRFRRDLGNIEEAYIEVVKRLTETRV; translated from the coding sequence ATGGAAAGAAGAGAATTTTTATATGAGGGAAAGGCAAAGCAATTGTATGCGACAGAGGATAAAGATTTGGTTATTGTTCATTATAAAGATGATGCAACAGCAGGAAATGGTGCAAAAAAAGGAAGTATTCATAACAAAGGAATTATGAATAATGAAATTACCGCTTTAATTTTCAATATGTTGGAAGAACATGGAATTAAAACACACTTTGTAAAAAAATTAAATGAAAGAGATCAGTTGTGTCAAAAAGTTCAAATTTTCCCTTTGGAAGTGATCGTAAGAAATTTAATTGCAGGCTCTATGGCAAAAAGAGTAGGAATTGCAGAAGGAACGAAACCGAGCAATACGATTTTTGAAATTTGTTATAAAAATGATGAATATGGGGATCCGTTAATCAATGATCACCATGCGGTTGCATTAAACTTGGCAACATATGAAGAATTAAAAGAAATTTATGCCATTACTTCCAAAATTAATGAGTTATTGAAAGAAAAATTTGATAAGATTGGAATTACTTTAGTTGATTTTAAAATTGAGTTTGGAAAAAATTCCAAAGGAGAAATCTTATTGGCAGATGAAATTACACCGGATACTTGTCGATTGTGGGATAAAGAAACGGGAGAAAAATTAGATAAAGATAGATTCCGAAGAGATTTAGGAAATATTGAAGAAGCTTACATCGAAGTAGTCAAGAGGTTAACAGAAACAAGAGTATAA
- the purH gene encoding bifunctional phosphoribosylaminoimidazolecarboxamide formyltransferase/IMP cyclohydrolase yields the protein MKKRALISVFYKENILEFSEFLRKHDYEILSTGGTYRYLQENGVPVIEVSEVTKMQEMLDGRVKTLHPAIHGGILAIRDKEEHMSCIQKLGIHTIDMVVVNLYPFFEKVQSEISFEEKVEFIDIGGPTMLRSAAKSFQDVVVISDPKDYEIVKEDISTFGEVSYEHRKRFAGKVFNLTSAYDAAISNFLLEEEFPRYFSASYEKKMDLRYGENPHQKAAYYVSTTENGAMKDFIQHQGKELSFNNLRDMDVAWKVVQEFEEEIACCGLKHSTPCGVAIGKTVEEAFEKAYSCDPTSIFGGIVSFNQEVNEKTAEELSKIFLEIIIAPSYTKGALEVLSRKKNLRVIACHQKPRDQRNLVKVDGGLLVQEEDRINLENLEVVTKKAPTEEEKKDLLFGMKVVKHVKSNAIVVVKNQMALGIGTGEVNRIWATQQAIERAGEGVVLASDAFFPFRDVVDCCAEHHIQAIIQPGGSLRDQESIDACNEHGISMIFTGVRHFKH from the coding sequence TTGAAAAAGAGAGCTTTAATTTCTGTATTCTATAAAGAAAATATTTTAGAATTTTCGGAATTTTTGAGAAAACATGACTACGAGATACTTTCAACGGGAGGAACTTATCGATATTTGCAGGAGAACGGGGTTCCTGTCATAGAAGTTTCAGAAGTGACGAAAATGCAAGAAATGTTAGATGGGCGGGTTAAAACCTTACACCCTGCCATTCACGGAGGAATTTTAGCAATTCGTGACAAGGAAGAGCATATGTCCTGCATTCAAAAGTTAGGAATTCATACTATTGATATGGTCGTTGTAAACTTGTATCCTTTCTTTGAAAAAGTACAAAGTGAGATTTCTTTTGAGGAGAAAGTGGAATTTATTGATATCGGGGGACCGACTATGTTACGTTCGGCAGCAAAATCGTTTCAAGATGTCGTTGTGATTTCAGATCCTAAGGACTATGAGATTGTCAAAGAAGATATCAGTACTTTTGGAGAGGTTTCTTATGAACATCGAAAACGGTTTGCAGGAAAGGTCTTTAATTTAACTTCCGCCTATGATGCTGCTATTTCCAATTTCTTACTGGAAGAAGAATTTCCAAGATATTTTAGTGCTTCCTATGAAAAGAAAATGGATTTGCGTTACGGAGAAAATCCGCATCAGAAAGCAGCCTACTATGTTTCTACCACGGAAAATGGAGCCATGAAAGATTTTATCCAACATCAGGGGAAGGAACTGTCTTTTAACAATTTACGGGATATGGATGTCGCTTGGAAAGTGGTACAGGAATTTGAAGAAGAAATTGCTTGTTGCGGCTTAAAGCATTCCACTCCTTGTGGAGTGGCAATTGGAAAAACTGTGGAGGAAGCTTTTGAAAAAGCATATTCTTGCGATCCTACTTCCATTTTCGGAGGAATTGTTTCTTTCAATCAAGAAGTGAATGAGAAAACGGCAGAAGAATTGAGTAAAATTTTCTTGGAAATTATCATTGCGCCTTCTTATACGAAAGGAGCTTTGGAAGTCTTATCCCGGAAAAAGAATTTACGTGTGATTGCCTGTCATCAAAAACCGAGAGATCAAAGAAATCTTGTAAAAGTGGACGGAGGTCTATTGGTACAAGAAGAAGATAGAATTAACTTAGAAAATTTAGAAGTAGTGACAAAAAAAGCTCCGACCGAAGAAGAAAAAAAGGATTTATTATTTGGAATGAAGGTGGTCAAGCATGTCAAATCCAATGCCATTGTAGTCGTAAAAAATCAAATGGCTTTGGGAATCGGAACAGGAGAAGTCAATCGAATTTGGGCAACGCAACAGGCAATTGAAAGAGCAGGAGAAGGAGTGGTATTAGCTTCGGATGCTTTCTTCCCATTTCGAGATGTTGTGGACTGTTGTGCGGAACACCATATTCAAGCTATTATTCAACCGGGTGGTTCTTTGCGGGATCAAGAATCCATTGATGCCTGTAATGAACATGGAATTTCTATGATATTTACAGGAGTTCGACATTTTAAACATTAA
- the purM gene encoding phosphoribosylformylglycinamidine cyclo-ligase has protein sequence MSNSYKSSGVDKEEGYKAVELMKQNVLKTHNQSVLTNLGSFGAMYELGSYKNPVLVSGTDGVGTKLEIALKQKKYNTVGIDAVAMCVNDVLCHGAKPLFFLDYLACGKLDSQVAAELVSGVTEGCLQAGAALIGGETAEMPGFYQVGDYDIAGFCVGIVEKENLIDGRKVKEGDKIIALASSGVHSNGFSLVRKIFTDYDEVIQTKEHGRGKVSDILLTPTRIYVKNILKVLEKFQVNGMAHITGGGLPENLPRCMGKEFSPVVWKEKVRTLEIFELLQERGEISEEEMYGTFNMGIGYTLVVNAEDSEAIIDYLNSLGEKAYEIGYIEKGDHSLCLK, from the coding sequence ATGTCAAATTCATATAAAAGTTCAGGAGTGGATAAAGAAGAGGGATACAAAGCTGTTGAACTGATGAAACAAAATGTATTAAAGACTCATAATCAATCGGTATTAACAAATTTAGGAAGTTTTGGAGCCATGTATGAGTTAGGTTCTTATAAAAATCCTGTTCTGGTTTCAGGAACAGATGGAGTGGGGACCAAATTGGAAATTGCCTTAAAACAAAAAAAATATAATACGGTAGGAATTGATGCTGTTGCCATGTGTGTTAACGATGTTCTTTGTCATGGGGCAAAGCCTTTATTTTTCTTAGACTATTTAGCTTGTGGAAAATTGGATTCTCAAGTCGCTGCAGAGTTGGTTTCCGGAGTGACGGAAGGATGTTTACAAGCGGGAGCTGCCTTGATTGGAGGAGAAACGGCGGAAATGCCCGGTTTCTATCAGGTGGGAGATTACGATATAGCGGGATTTTGTGTAGGAATTGTGGAAAAAGAAAATTTAATTGACGGAAGGAAGGTCAAGGAAGGAGATAAAATTATTGCTTTAGCTTCCAGTGGAGTACACAGCAATGGATTTTCTTTGGTGAGAAAGATATTTACGGATTATGATGAAGTGATTCAAACCAAAGAACATGGAAGAGGAAAGGTATCGGATATTTTATTAACGCCTACTCGAATTTATGTCAAAAACATTTTAAAAGTCTTGGAAAAATTCCAAGTAAACGGAATGGCACATATTACAGGAGGAGGACTTCCAGAAAATCTGCCTCGTTGTATGGGAAAAGAATTTTCTCCTGTTGTTTGGAAAGAAAAGGTAAGAACATTGGAAATTTTTGAGTTGCTTCAAGAAAGAGGAGAGATTTCCGAGGAAGAAATGTATGGAACTTTCAATATGGGAATCGGATACACTCTGGTTGTGAATGCGGAAGATTCTGAGGCTATCATAGACTATCTAAATTCTTTGGGAGAAAAAGCCTATGAAATTGGATATATTGAAAAAGGAGATCACAGCTTATGTTTAAAATAG